A segment of the Trifolium pratense cultivar HEN17-A07 linkage group LG7, ARS_RC_1.1, whole genome shotgun sequence genome:
TGATCAAGCAAAATATTGTTCGATTTGATATCACGGTGAATAATTTGAGGTTTACAATCATAGTGAAGATAGCACAAGCCTTCTGCTGCTCCTAGAGCTATTCTATATCTAATGTTCCAATCCAGTTCACATGTTTTTGAACTTGAATTATGAAGCTTTTCACCAAGGCTTCCATTTTCCATGTATTGATACAATAGAAGATTAGAATCCTCATGATAACAAAATCCATGCAGCTTCACAATGTTCCTGTGCCTGATCTTTCCAAGAGTTGAAATCTCTGCGAGGAAGCTTCTGTCGACGCTTGTTCCTTCTCCTCCGCGTGTATTCAGTTTCTTGACGGCAATAACTTCACCATCATTCATAACAGCTCTGTAAACAGTTCCACAAGCTCCTCTTCCTATAAATTCACTTTCTGAAAAATTCCCAGTAGCTTCCAAGAGATCATTGTAAGTGAAGCCTTCTTTTGGAAAGTAATAGCTATTATCTAGAACATGAGGCTTTGTTTGTTCTTCAAGCGAAACAAAAGAATCGCTGCGGCGGCGCCTCATCATAGTCCAACATATACAAACTATGAAAATAAGAGAAACAAAACCAACCACAGCAGAGACAATACTCACTATCTTTTCCCTTGATAAACCGTCTTTCATCGGCTTTGCATGATGGGATGAAGTTAAAGATGGATGACAATGATTAGTACCTACACGGCACAAACCGTTGTTCCCGGCAAAATTTGTTAAATCCATCTTTCTAAATGGGGTTGTGTCAGGAACAGTTCCTATCAGCTTATTGTTAGATACATTGCATACTAAAAGACTAAGCAAGTCACCAATTGATGAAGGAATTTCGCCGACAAGTTGATTATCATTTAAGTAAAGTGATTCTAGCATTTGCAAGCTCCCTAAGCTATCAGGAATTGTACCAGAAAGATTGTTGTGACTCAAGTTTAGTGCTATCTGAATAGCAGAAAGTCTTCCAAAACGAAAAGGGATGCTTCCTGAAAACCGATTTCCACCAAGCTCCAAATCGGTTAGACGATTAAGGTCCCCCAAAGTGCCCGGTATTTCTCCAAAAAGCATATTATCAGAAACTTTTAGTAGCTCCAAATTCACAAGATTTCCAGTTGAATTTGGAAGCATACCAGTAAACTTGTTCCTGCTGAGATCAAGTCTCTGCAGCTGCACACAGTTTCCTAACTCGTGCGGAATACTTCCACTGAAACGGTTGGACGAAACATTGAATGTTACAAGCTGTGACAAATTTCCAATCTCAGAAGGTAGATAACCTGAAAAATAATTATCTGACAAGTGAAGCCTCTCGAGATTCGTAAGTTTACCAATTCCAGGGCTAATCAGCCCGGAGAATCTGTTCTGATGAAGCTCGAGCGCGGTAAGATTATTAAGTTCATACAGTTCAACAGGTAAACTTCCTGTCAAAAGATTATCCCCAAGCATTAACTGCACAAGTGACTTACAAGTTTTCAATCTATAAGGAATATTTCCAAAGAGCCTATTTGATCCAAGGCTAAGGAATTGAAGCTTCTGATATTCACAAAGACGGATCGGTATCATACCGACAAGATTATTTGAAGATATATCAAGAATAGTAAGGTTTCTAAAACCTCCAAGATGAGGTGGAATCACACCTTCAAGTTGATTATCAAATAGCTGCAAATCCTCCATGAGTTTAAGATTTTGAAACTCCAATGGAATTCTACCTGTTAAGTTGTTCAACGACAAATCTAAATTCCTCAGCAGCCTCAAATTTCCAAGCTCCTTTGGAATATGACCCTGCAAATTGTTTTCAAATAGGTGAAGCAAGGTAAGATTAGAGATTTGACCTAACTCCTTAGGAATGATACCAATCAAATGGTTTTCAGATAGATCAATCTCAATAGCATTAGTACAGTTTCCTAACTCAGGTGGAATTGTTCCATTCAACTGGTTTGTATACATGTACAACCTCTTCAACCGCGGTAACCTCCCGAGTTCTTTCGGGACATCACCGATTAATGAATTTTGATGCAAAGCAATTAATTCAAGGCTACTAATATTTCCAATCTCAGGAGGAAGCTCACCAGAAAAAGAGTTTTGCCATAGAATCAAATTAGTAAGGTTCTGAAGCTTCTGAAGCTCTTTTGGAATAGAACCTACTAATTGATTCTGTGCTAACCCTAATGTTTCTAAGCTTTCACACTCACTGATTTCTGAAGGTAATTTTCCCGAGAGACCATTCAAACCTGCCCGAATAACTCTAAGCCGTTTCAACTTACTGATCGATGCAGGAATGCTTCCTGTTAAGTTGTTGCTATAAATCACTAACTCTTCAAGTGATGTTAATTTACCAATCTCTTCTGGTATTTCACCATACATGTAATTTTCACAAAGGTAAAGCTTCCTAAGTGTTTTGATTTTCCAAATAGGCGTCAAAAATGGTCCATGAAACCTATTTGTACAAAGGTCTAAAACCTCGAGTTTATCACAGTTCACAAAACCATCAGGAATTGGACCAGAGATGAAGTTTTTGGAGACATTCAACTCAACTAACCATGGAAGATTACAGATTTTAGACGACAAATTACCAGAGAGATTAAGGTGGTAAAGATTAACAGAAGTTACTATTGAATCAATACAATAAACACCAGTCCAATTGCATGGAGTTAAATCAGAAACATTCCAGTTAACAAGATTATCATTTGAATGCAAAAGTGAAGTTTTGAACTTCAAAAGATTTGAACCCTCTTCATTAATTGAACTTACAAGAAAGATTCCAAGGCTAAACAATAGAATCatgtaaaagtaaaaaaacacattttttgaATGGAAACTTAATTCCAATGCCATTTTCTCTCATAGACAAATCAACAAACACATAAAGGGTTatcttaaaaatcaaaacttaacAAAACAGAAGCAAAATACACAGAAAGTGTGAACATGAGACAATTAAGAAATTCAAGACAAAACAGAAGATGACATAGAAAACtgaaatagaaacaaaaaagatACCGTGTTGTGAAAGAAAAAGAGTTAACTTTGGCggtgagaagaagaaaaatagaaccaaattatgagaaaataaaatgaccCTTTTGATTagatagaaaaattaaatagacCCATGAAAGCAATGAATACAGAACAGAGAGAtaaggaagagagagaaaaataaaaagacataacattgattaatgaaaacatgaaAAAAGTTATGATAAAACGTGAAATGATCACAATTATACAACACTTTACAGCAAAGTgtcataaacataaacatagacTAGTTACTATGATGTGTGGCAATGGAAAAATCAGAACCATAATGTgtggttttttttgttttgttgttgcaTGAACAGTTACTATTACTATGATGATTTTGTGTTTGACACATGATGGAGTTGACTaaatggtgtgtgtgtgtgtgtggaatgagagagagagagagagagagagaataaggACGTGTTGATTTGTTAGGATCATACAAAATTTCCGCCATTGTTGCTGAGCCTACCAATATGGAAAATATAAACATTATGGgagattttgattttgatttttattttatggtgtgTTGTTTGAGTCATTGGTGTAATCATTTCcaatatgaatatgaatgaaAGTGTATGAAAGTTAGTGCCATAGTGCCTAATCACAGTTCAATTATCTATCTCTTCTGCAATGCTTTGTTTCTCCACCGCTACTTAAATTCTACTCCCTCGCTTGCTCTTGTCGTTTAGATATATCAATTTTACCATGAATTTAAAcactatattttttctttatatataagaTGAGATGAAGTATAAAATATATCTTACTTTTTGAATACAATATTAAGGTCTTATTTGTAATTTGAATATGACCACAATTATAAATTGTACTtcttaaattcattaaataagtgatgtatctgatctataatatagattaaaatactattaattttactaaaatattaatttagactAAAACACTACTACCTCcgttcctaattataagatcttgtttgaccactgcacgtatgtcaatgtacaattttgatcactaatatatttaattatgtattaataaaaattataaaaatttaatattttgaaaatactaaaacaaattgaacaaaatcttatatgctaatattgacatttatatattattaaaaaatacggttaaaacaaggtaaatggatagtacatttttgtcaaacaggatcttataattaggggcGGATAGTATTATAGACTTTTAAAACCCTCGTTTAACATAATTTCTAAGACCTTAATATGTACtccactttttaaattcattggataactaatgtatctagtcaataattAATGTCaccattttaataaattataataatatcttTAGTTAACGAGAAATTACAATAATTCATTAGATTGTTTTCAATGCATCTAAAGTGATAtattttgaattgtaagggttgagtaccctttgtactccttataattcaatttttgcttattaaaaaaaaacaataaaattacattaacCAAGACATTatgttcaagtggttaatgaacgcCCTAGGATAAATCaagaattttgaaattaattagtaataccttcgtccctaattataagactctgttTGACCACTGCATGTACGCCAatacacaattttgatcactaatatctttaatcgtctgttattaaaaattataaaaaattaatattttgaaaatacacatcaaaacaaattgaacaagatcttatatgctaatatttatgtttatatattattaaaaaaaatacggtcaaaataaggtaaatgaatagtacatttttgtcaaacagagtcttataattaggaacaAAGGTAGtatatataaattgagaatGGATCCTCTCCGGTGGAATTTACACCATAGAGTGTCCAATTTAAATCTCcaccttttatttttctttaactttCTCTGATAATACAAATCAATCATCATGATTCAATGGACCTCTCCTATAGCCGAAGATGATCTAttctcaaatataaaatttagggtcgtgttaacttgtgtcctaagggcacataaattatctaaaaatagaaatataacatttaatgatagaaagaatttaatgtttagagcctacaccacaagttcaataaaaaaatttcacatttatcTTAAGATTAGAGTAGTGTTATGTGCCCTAAGGTTGATCAGATTAGAGTAGTGTTATGTTAGTGTTGAAAGCGGAGGGGTGATACCTATATGTACTTTCACATTAAGAgagtaaaattaaaatgagagGATAAAGAGTGTGTGTACCCTACATTGATAAGAAGAGGAATATAGCgttgtttgtttcagctttaaaaaaattgattttatttaattttaaaaatttacaaagaaaaaaaggatAGCAAAACATACTATTGAAGGGCGCACGATCTATAACTCTCCTCCCTATACTCCACAACAACCTGTGTTTCCGATGTTGTATAAATTATTGGCCAGtttgttttggatttttttcaaaaatagattttatagTGTTACataaatttgtgtaaaaaaaatttacaaagaaaatttttataaaaacattGGTTTGGAGTAAAGGGAGGTGAGTTATAGATGTTGCGCCCTTCAATAGTAtccattttttctttgtatattttcaaaaatacataaaaatcaatttttttaaagctgaaaaaaaaaactatattccTCTTCTTATCATTGTAGGGTACACACTCTCTATCCTCTCACTTTAATTTTACTCTCTTAATGTGAAAGTACTTATAGGTATCACCCCTTCGCTTTCAACACCAACATAACACTACTCTAATCAGATCAACCTTAATATTCTATCCAAATCAGAAGTTAATAGTGCTTTTTGTTTAATTACATTAACAAGGGTGTGTCTCccttaatttaaatattttatataaaaaaatactatcaaTTAAATTAATCTTGGGAGTAGTATGACGTAATATATAAAATGTCACGCTAAATAGTGTTCCTGAGACACTTGTTATTTGTTAAGCATAtatcaaaaatgaaaataaaagataaaattaatgtttataAAGTAACTTTTACACTTTTAAGGTGTTAAATGCataaattttaagataatttttttttcttaataagctTAACTAATATCCAATAATATCCAATAATTTTAAGATAACTTCTTGTTATTGTCATTATTATTATGGTCTTCAATGTGGTACTCGTTCcataacactttataagtaaaaattcattttttaggttcattgtatatttaatgtatttgatccataatatagaccagatacattaaatatacaataaacctaaaaattgaatttttgtttataaagtgttacggagggagtagttgatAATGGCATAGTCAATATGGCATCATCATCACtaaatattgtaccaaaaatagATGTCCCCCCACTTCTACCCATCTTTCATAGAAAGACAGAAAAATAATGCAAATTCCTCATTGGGTGTTTCATATTGTTTTCTTAAAGCTCTTCCACTTTTCTGATATCTAAGTTgactataatttatttatatataatttttagtttaaCTTCTCTAATTTTTTCTACTAGAACCCAATCCTTAAAAGAACTTAATACCTGTATAATACAATTCATCATGAATTACTATAATAGTTAGAGAATGCtattgtttttataaattttatttgtgtgTAATTAGagaatgataaaatttgaaagagTTTGTAAGACGTAGCTATGGAATTGTGGCTAtaattctactttttttttaagatgattaAGAGAGAGTACTGAAATTCGAATCCTAGTCcctatatatcatatataatatgttTCAACCAATTGAATTATGTCCACTCACAAAGTTCTCATATTAATAGTTATAATTGAACTCACACTCATGTGAGATAGAAATCAACGATCCCCGCCATCTTACCAACCATCTTGACTTCTAATATTtccaacataaaaaataataaaaaaaaaaaaagaaaactacaTTTCATAGTCAAGACAACAAAAAGTTTTAAAGAGATTGCACTATAATTTCCCCCAATTAATTTCCTCTTGTGATTCTTTCGAAATCCAGGGTGCCTGGCTTATTCACATGTTAATTGATGTCTTCTATCACTTTGTCGTTATGTTCTCATGAATACTACATGATTTTCCCATTAGCTATATAATTATGGGcatgtttgttttagatttaataaaatggatttttttctttgtatttttgaaaatatatttttctaaaatcgtttttcaaaatattacaagttttttttatttgttttttctaaatttaaacactaattttgacatcgtataacataaacacacattattgaaaaatcaaaacatagtcaaaatcacaattttttcaaaatgttgtatttcaaaaatgatttttatgaaaatctatttgaaatagcttcataattaaatgattttttgaaattttgatatccaaaaaaaatttcaataaaatgatcaaatacctaaaataaaattttaagaataactattcaaaccaaattttcatttgaagcttttataaaaagtttctttgtaaaaaatttttacacaaaattatttaacactttaagaatctattttcaaaaaatctataacaaacaggcCCTATTACTACTTAATCATGATGGCCATGATGTGTTGTGTCAAAGAAGATACTCTTTCAAGAAGTTCAACATCGAGTAGTTGGAAGAAAAATAGATAGAAGATTATTATATGGAAAGTTATATTAAGTTTCGTTCACTACAACAACTCTAGTTTTTTGGGTGTATTGAAGCTTAAGTAATTGTGAGTGTTGAGAGGAGGCTTTCCAATTTTTTCGTGCAAAAGTTATAGTTGAGAGAGTTTGCAATATTAGTCCTTGTAAAACATTGCAATTGTGAGAGTTTAATAGGTTACAATTTCGTCTCATAAAAATTACAGATTTAGCagtaaaatattattgtgagttggtttttttttttattgtttgaaaattatgcttattttatttattgtgtgAAGATTTTTTTCCTGATTATTTTTTCAACAAGTGCCATCAGAGAAAAAAATCCAAtcgagagagaaagagaagttGTACTAACGATTATTTGAAGAGAGGAATTGGTTATGATCTTATTTGTGGTTTTTCTCAAATAGTGTCATGACTACTTTCAAGTTGGATGTTCCTTTGTTTGATGGGAGGATGAACTTTTCCTAATGGCAATGCACAATTCAAGACTAAGTGAGATGAAAAATTTAGTGTGGAGTACAATTCAATAAAAGAAAGAGAGCATAATTCGATCGACACTTGCTCCACAGATTAAAATGACTGTAGTGAAAGAAACATGTCCAAAGAAATTGTGGGATTTGTTGGAATCTAAGTTTGCATCAACTACATTAACCAATCGCGattgatataaaataaatttgtactCGCTGAAAATGGAAGATGAAGCTGAGGTAATGTGTTTGAACATATTAGTAAATTCATTGGGTTAGTATCAAGACTTATGAATGCATGCGACAATATCAAAGATGAAGAACAAGTGTTACTATTGTTGAGTTTGCTATCCAAATCTTATAAACCACAACTAGACGTGGTTGTGAAATCATTGAAAGAAAGTCAACAAATGGTGGGTGTTAATAAATCTTCCGAAAACAATTAAATACTAGTAACTAAAAATCGGCAAGAAAACATTATATAGAtcaataatttagtttttatgtGTCAGATTTTAGTACTATGTTATTTTGTAATCCTATACTCTGGTGAACGAATGACTCCAAACACACAAGGGTGTATTGTGTAGTGAAAAAACGACTAAAAATAAgcacttaaaaataattaagccaaataaaataaagtgcTTGAGAAtaactttaaataaaataagaaagtaCAAAATAAAGTTGCTGAAAACAATtacataaaatgaaaataacttgcacagaaaataaaagagatgaaagggATAGAAAAAGACACAAGAAAATTATTCTGATttggccaaaaacaaagggCCTACTCCTATAACGcccaaattttttgaaaatatttattttattagaatttaaGTAATTTTGATGTGTGTATGTGTAAATGGAATTAATTGTGGGGTAGAAGTATTAAATTAGTGACAGAAACCATaagataaatttatttaatttaataactaaaattgagagtgagaaaaataagaagaaaataaattaagtgaaAAATAGAgatttttatgagaaaataattgTAACTAAAAATGAGAGTTTTTAGGGAAATATTATGAAAACAAGTCAGTttaaataatcttttttttttagaaaaagaaaCCTAATTAAGAGGAAATTAGGATGgcccaaaaaaaacaaaagaaaagaacaccTGAAAACACtctgaaaattatatttaatattttttaattatttattctgcagtatattttttttaaaaaaattaaattattaaaactcgaattttaaaaaaataatttaataatttaattattatttaaaaatcaattgatttttaaataattaaattattaaattatttttttttaaattgatacaACATTACTGACGGCTGCGGTTCGCCAGGAATTCACCCTCGAATTCCGTTATTGGCGGCTGCAGGCCGTCACAAATGAGCATCCTTTTTGCTTTGACCGTTGAGTTGTCATGTGCATTATTGgcggctccaggccgtcagtaacgttattgacggtcctgggccgccAGTAAAGATTACCGGCGAGCATTTTCCAGAGGGCCTTTGGCCGCCAATAATGCATGTAATTTTgacgaaatttgtgcattattgagggcttttggccgccagtaatacattgttttcttgtagtgctcTAATCCGACTCTAAAGAAGTGTTAGCGTCGGTTTTTAGCCTTTAGAGTGGACTTTCGTCCGACTCTAAAAACAGCTTTTCTAGTAGTGACGATATTGTGAATTTATCTCATCATTGTTTTCAAATGAGTttaaaaaaatcgttttttATATGGATGTATATGTATAGGCGATTGAGACTAAAAGTAATTTCAAACTAGTCTATATATTTAGTGATTTAAAAGGCATCCTTTATGCGTTAAAGATCAAGGTATTACAGGGCACACCTCATGCAATTTCCACATTATgtgttatctttttttttttttggtgtatatgtgttatcttttttattattactattttgacaataaaatataatctaattatacttttaaattttaatcgtTAAATAAATGTTGTCACATCGTTAATGCATTAATTTCACaacttatttttttcataattaataatcacCGTGATTTCTATGTTAATAATCCCTATCATGAAAGgctaaaagagaaataaaaatatatattgaaagtttaataaaataagaaacaGAATAATGAATTTTGATGATCTTCAAGAATTTTATATTAGTTCTTTAACAGTTAAGTAATCAATTGAGTGAGTTAAAGGGATGAACTTCAAGGTGtgtacaacaaaaaaaaaaaaaaaggatgaaCTCGACACATTGACGTTCCTTAGAGTCATTTAACAAtagatttttttcttataaagtgataaaaaaaattctatttgtTACATATAcatacaaaagaagaaaaaatggctCGAAGTTTATTTTGTGCTTTGATTATATTTCTTTCGATTTTTCTTGTGGTTACTCATGGCGGTAAGTCATTTTTcacacaaattttaaatttctaatttttcttatttgacATCACCTTTTAAGAAAATTTATTCTATTCTTATTTGACATCACAGATCCCGAAGAACAAATAGAATTTGTTATAAAAGGTGTTCCCTGTGTTAGTACTTTTGATTGTCCAATAACTCATTGCTACCCTCCTTCAACTCCGCAGTGCATTAATGAATATTGCGGTTGCGTCTAAGTGTAACAATTATGTTGAAAAATAATTACagttaaatcaattttttggtctaaaaaaattaattatcaaattCTATCATTTGTCAACATAAAAAGTGGCATGTTTTGTATctacaagattttttttacatgCAGTTTTAGTCCatactatttttaaaaacataGAACTTTTAAAACGAGGTCAATTAAAAATGAGAATATTAAATTTCAAaaggttaaaataaaaattataaaacataaaacctcaccctaaaaatcaaattttgaggttttttttttacaaatgttttataatattttaaacacGTCTCTAAAgtaatcattcaaaaatgtacATTAGCTTAAAATATGGACTAAAACTGCATGcacaaaaatattttaggacaaaaacatacatttttttataaggacGAAAGgtgaaatttgataattttttttaggcgAAAAGTTTATTTAATCCAGTTAATTATATGTTGCTTTTaatcatataattttatttgtaagTCATAATGTATGCATATTGTTTGTGTTTGTCTGTTTGTGGAATTATATGAGATATATTTTACGGTTAAAAATACTTTTGGTCCcattaaatatacaaatttacttttttagtccttctaattttatttttttgaactttGATCcttctaaaattgattttttcaattttaatctcaacaattctttataaaaatatcattagttaataatttaatttttaatctcTGTTAATTTCTCtttaacaaattatatattaaactaTTAAGACAgaaattaaatagttaaattattaaatcTCTGTTaattaaaaagttatatatgTTGGTTTCCAATGCTCCTTCTTTGTAATCTTTAAGAAACTCTCTAAGCACCTTCACcaattttttcatttgtaaGGCTTTCAATATCATCAAAAACTTGTTTTGCCCAGTCATTTTGCATATACTTCAAggacaaaaagaagaaaaataataaaacctCAAGTTCTTATCCCTCTTGTGGAAAATAGTTATCATTATTTATtctctcaagaaaaaaaatataaagaaaaccTTGGTTAGTGTTGAGAGAGTTCGAGCTTGGAGTTCAGGAGAAACAACAGATCAAtacttttaagaaaaaaatacaatgctaaattttttctaaaaagtaCGCCACATATGATGCATTTCTCAGCTTTCTCTTCTCCATCCCCTCTTCTAATCGAAACATTTTTGAGCCACTTCTCTCATTATTTTATGTCCCTAAGATTTCTTAGTGGTCCCAATACCATAGTTGTTAAGTTACTTTTTGCCATATTTAAGGGTGTAATTCTAAAACAGATCATACAACGAACTAGGACTTGGGTACAAATTTAACGGACTGATTCATTTTAGGGATGTCCTGATTGATATTCTATTTGCACAATTTTAAACAGTGTCAATAGCATGATTGATACtttgtttagcattttctttattttaatagtgAAAATAGTTTAAACCATTagatttgatctagtggtgaaaGATTTAAATAACATGAATAACGGAGTATTATATTCCAATCAGATATTTCACCCCTTTtctacaaaatcaaaatcaatacATTTAATGATCACAATTTGAACCATTTGATCTCGATTATAAAataatgaattaaatataaatatatttagtacaaataattttacttCCTAAGGACCTATTGTGTGTTGCAGTTACAATTATAGTTTAAAATTGTGTGTACACGTGTTTCATAATCGAAAGGGGTGTTGTTGACCTCAACCGACATCTACTTCTAGGGATATCAAGTTTTCCAAATTGAACTTTGATGAATTCAGCTAATGAAAGAACACTTGTGATGACCAAAGTCAGATAGGCCTAACTCTTTCAAACCACCACAACACCACTTGAAGCTAATTTCTTGCATATCCCATAATCAATTCCCTTATTAGCTCCTATTACTAATGCATACCTAGGAAAACAAGGTAACATTATGAGTCTTTATGAAGCTTGTGATTAATTGTAATATGAATATGTATATAaacttataacataaaatgGTACTACTTTTTGTTGTTTCTGCCATTGCTTTGGAAAGAGTGAAGTGCTAGCAAGTATGAGTATACTAAAATAAAGATGATGATACAACATAAAGGATGAGATGGGTCACAGAGGAGAGATGAAAGTGTGAGATGTTGAGAAAAGAGAGAGCGTacgagagagaagagagaaagaaattttacaaatgaaaaaaaaatctgacaGAAGAGAAATATATATCTATTTGGGCCTCAATGCATGTGTTCCATCTGTTACCATTATTGAATGAATGGAAGCTTGTATGTGTCAAGATCTCATTTGTCTAGATGAAATGTCAAACCTAGCCAATTGTTTGGATAAACCATCAAATAAACCAGCCATCATACCAGCCAATTGTTTTGGAATACTTTAGGAGAGTGGTTCACACAAGATATTTGGCAAATAATTAGTGGATGAATGTGATTTGCTAAGCCTATAGATGTCTATTGCTAATTGGTCAatagtgtgacacaagtggtGGATACTTGAGTCCTTAACCATttggttctgggttcgatccctggccagtgcgtatggagaaatatttgttgagagaggtcaaccccttaaatgaatctcagttacctcgaggggattagtctctgcagttgagCGCAGAGGATACCTttcatttacaaaaaaaataaaataaagatgatGATCTTCATTAAAATGTGTTTGCGAGTATGTTTATATCAATAAATCAAATTGTCCTTTAATAATATTCAATAGTTCAAATCAAAGTTGATGTTCAAACAATATATTGCCGGCCAAAGCAATACATTTTTAATctatatacttttttat
Coding sequences within it:
- the LOC123897827 gene encoding leucine-rich repeat receptor-like serine/threonine-protein kinase At1g17230 — its product is MALELSFHSKNVFFYFYMILLFSLGIFLVSSINEEGSNLLKFKTSLLHSNDNLVNWNVSDLTPCNWTGVYCIDSIVTSVNLYHLNLSGNLSSKICNLPWLVELNVSKNFISGPIPDGFVNCDKLEVLDLCTNRFHGPFLTPIWKIKTLRKLYLCENYMYGEIPEEIGKLTSLEELVIYSNNLTGSIPASISKLKRLRVIRAGLNGLSGKLPSEISECESLETLGLAQNQLVGSIPKELQKLQNLTNLILWQNSFSGELPPEIGNISSLELIALHQNSLIGDVPKELGRLPRLKRLYMYTNQLNGTIPPELGNCTNAIEIDLSENHLIGIIPKELGQISNLTLLHLFENNLQGHIPKELGNLRLLRNLDLSLNNLTGRIPLEFQNLKLMEDLQLFDNQLEGVIPPHLGGFRNLTILDISSNNLVGMIPIRLCEYQKLQFLSLGSNRLFGNIPYRLKTCKSLVQLMLGDNLLTGSLPVELYELNNLTALELHQNRFSGLISPGIGKLTNLERLHLSDNYFSGYLPSEIGNLSQLVTFNVSSNRFSGSIPHELGNCVQLQRLDLSRNKFTGMLPNSTGNLVNLELLKVSDNMLFGEIPGTLGDLNRLTDLELGGNRFSGSIPFRFGRLSAIQIALNLSHNNLSGTIPDSLGSLQMLESLYLNDNQLVGEIPSSIGDLLSLLVCNVSNNKLIGTVPDTTPFRKMDLTNFAGNNGLCRVGTNHCHPSLTSSHHAKPMKDGLSREKIVSIVSAVVGFVSLIFIVCICWTMMRRRRSDSFVSLEEQTKPHVLDNSYYFPKEGFTYNDLLEATGNFSESEFIGRGACGTVYRAVMNDGEVIAVKKLNTRGGEGTSVDRSFLAEISTLGKIRHRNIVKLHGFCYHEDSNLLLYQYMENGSLGEKLHNSSSKTCELDWNIRYRIALGAAEGLCYLHYDCKPQIIHRDIKSNNILLDQSFQAHVGDFGLAKLIDFSLSKSMSAVAGSYGYIAPEYAYTMKVTEKCDIYSFGVVLLELVTGKSPVQPLEQGGDLVNWVRRSIQASVPTSELFDKRLDLSEQKTVEEMSLILKIALFCTSSSPLNRPTMREVIAMLIDAREYVNQSPTTPSSESPLDEDKSSTSKDGGLE